Proteins from a single region of Leuconostoc gasicomitatum LMG 18811:
- a CDS encoding amino acid ABC transporter permease: protein MNFDIGFIFQVMGQIIRYVPITIYMAVVSLIIGGMLGLVVALVRYYKVPGLSQLFSIVITILKGVPLILVFLVIFLITSQNFNHFAKAVGWHVRYGDLPMSVLAIIGLSLMATVGLSEAFRGAFESVKQVQFDAARSLGMTQLQTIRRVLIPQTMPVALPMIINMFINLIKGTAIASLVSVVEIFSAATQAASSNYKYFEAYIAAALIYWMMTIVIERGAVFLEVRMDKKIKRS from the coding sequence ATGAACTTTGATATAGGCTTTATATTTCAAGTTATGGGACAAATTATTCGTTATGTACCGATCACAATATACATGGCAGTAGTTAGTTTGATTATTGGTGGCATGTTGGGATTGGTGGTGGCACTAGTCAGATATTATAAAGTGCCGGGTTTGTCACAGTTATTTTCAATTGTGATTACGATTTTAAAAGGTGTTCCTCTTATTTTGGTATTTTTGGTTATCTTTTTGATCACATCTCAAAATTTCAACCATTTTGCTAAAGCAGTTGGTTGGCATGTCCGATATGGTGATTTACCAATGAGCGTTTTAGCTATTATTGGCCTATCTTTAATGGCTACAGTCGGATTGAGTGAAGCATTCCGAGGTGCATTTGAATCAGTTAAACAGGTACAATTTGATGCTGCACGTTCTTTGGGCATGACCCAATTACAAACGATTCGTCGTGTTTTGATACCTCAGACGATGCCTGTAGCATTACCGATGATCATTAATATGTTTATTAATTTGATTAAAGGGACAGCCATTGCCTCATTAGTGTCAGTTGTTGAAATTTTTTCGGCCGCCACGCAAGCTGCCAGTTCAAACTATAAGTATTTCGAAGCTTACATTGCAGCGGCGTTAATTTACTGGATGATGACTATCGTGATTGAACGCGGGGCAGTATTTCTAGAAGTGCGTATGGACAAGAAAATAAAGAGGTCTTGA
- a CDS encoding amino acid ABC transporter ATP-binding protein encodes MIEVKDVHKSFNDNEVIKGVSLSLNEGEVVTILGPSGSGKTTFLRCLNFLEEADSGSITVNDHEVVFGQASANDVLQLRRSMGMVFQNYALFLNKTAKQNIMEPMVIVHGYSTQQAEARAEELLRVIGLPDHGDYYPSQLSGGQKQRIGIARALAVHPTVLLFDEPTAALDPELVGEVLKVMKAVKDAGVAMIVVTHEMQFAYEVSNRVIFMADGVIVEEGTPQQIFESPQEARTKSFLNRFTVN; translated from the coding sequence ATGATTGAAGTTAAAGATGTCCACAAAAGTTTTAACGATAATGAAGTCATTAAAGGTGTCAGCCTATCACTCAATGAGGGGGAAGTAGTTACAATTTTGGGCCCTTCAGGTTCAGGAAAAACAACTTTTCTACGGTGTTTGAATTTTTTGGAAGAAGCAGATTCGGGCTCTATTACGGTTAATGATCACGAAGTGGTTTTTGGACAGGCGAGTGCAAATGATGTGTTACAGTTACGTCGAAGTATGGGGATGGTGTTTCAGAATTATGCCTTATTCTTAAACAAAACAGCAAAGCAAAATATCATGGAGCCGATGGTCATTGTACATGGTTACAGTACTCAGCAAGCCGAAGCACGTGCAGAAGAACTATTACGGGTTATTGGTTTACCAGATCATGGTGATTATTACCCTTCACAACTTTCTGGTGGTCAAAAGCAGCGAATAGGAATTGCGCGTGCCTTAGCTGTTCATCCTACAGTACTATTATTCGATGAACCAACCGCTGCGCTGGATCCGGAATTAGTCGGCGAAGTGCTTAAAGTTATGAAAGCAGTTAAAGATGCTGGTGTTGCCATGATTGTTGTGACACATGAAATGCAGTTTGCTTATGAGGTCAGTAATCGTGTTATTTTTATGGCTGATGGTGTCATTGTGGAAGAGGGTACCCCGCAACAAATATTTGAAAGCCCACAAGAAGCGCGTACGAAATCATTTTTGAACCGTTTCACTGTCAATTAA
- a CDS encoding PLP-dependent aminotransferase family protein, with amino-acid sequence MSELRYSFASRVSNLIPSPLREQAKHVQTADDYIKLTYGYPSNQAFPIEKLAKLSDKIYRQHAVEFMQYGETEGIPKLREQLKSRLHQYQNLDVVSNDILITSGSTQGMDLVFKIFVNEGDTVLTEEQTFIGAVNAIKSYGGHAQGLPFDMTSGCIDTEALEATLSADTAHRIKLLYLIPTFQNPIGTSMSLEKRQEVYDICQKHQVMIYEDDPYGDLLYSDIESIPKIKSLDTTGIVIYAGSFSKILAPGSRLGYLLAPKAVFDKLVLVKQVADSFANLYWQYLASQLIDDYDFNEHIAYLRQLYKVKADAMVGALRKYATKDMTFVVPDGGYFISVKLNDDIDSNAFYDALDQRHVGVIPGNVMSAAGQGYERYFRLNFTLPSVEEIETGIQRIAQAAAVAKVKQ; translated from the coding sequence ATGTCAGAATTGCGTTATTCGTTTGCATCACGCGTGTCTAATTTAATCCCAAGCCCTCTGCGCGAACAGGCTAAGCATGTTCAAACGGCTGATGATTATATTAAATTAACCTATGGTTATCCAAGTAATCAAGCTTTTCCAATCGAAAAACTGGCCAAACTTTCTGATAAGATTTATCGTCAGCATGCAGTTGAATTTATGCAGTATGGTGAGACTGAAGGTATTCCGAAACTCCGAGAACAACTTAAGTCGCGCTTACATCAATACCAAAATTTAGATGTTGTTTCTAATGATATCCTAATCACGTCTGGATCAACTCAGGGGATGGATTTGGTATTTAAAATATTTGTTAACGAGGGGGATACAGTACTCACTGAAGAACAAACATTTATTGGTGCTGTCAATGCAATTAAGTCTTATGGTGGCCATGCACAAGGACTACCATTTGACATGACTAGCGGCTGCATTGATACTGAGGCTTTAGAAGCAACATTATCTGCTGACACGGCACATCGAATTAAGTTACTTTATTTGATTCCAACCTTTCAAAATCCAATTGGGACATCAATGTCTTTGGAGAAGCGACAAGAGGTTTACGATATTTGTCAGAAACATCAGGTCATGATTTATGAAGATGATCCATACGGTGATTTGCTTTATTCAGACATCGAATCAATTCCTAAAATCAAGTCGTTGGATACCACAGGAATTGTGATTTATGCGGGGTCTTTTTCAAAAATTTTAGCACCTGGGTCACGACTAGGCTACCTGCTGGCACCAAAGGCAGTATTTGATAAATTAGTATTGGTGAAGCAGGTGGCTGACTCGTTTGCTAATCTATACTGGCAGTATCTTGCTAGTCAGTTAATTGATGACTATGATTTTAATGAACATATTGCTTATTTGCGCCAATTATATAAGGTTAAGGCAGATGCCATGGTTGGTGCATTGCGAAAGTATGCGACAAAAGATATGACTTTTGTTGTACCTGATGGTGGTTACTTCATTTCTGTTAAACTCAATGATGATATAGATTCAAACGCTTTCTATGATGCATTAGATCAGCGCCATGTAGGTGTTATTCCTGGTAATGTTATGAGCGCAGCTGGCCAGGGCTATGAACGTTATTTTAGGTTGAATTTCACACTGCCATCGGTAGAAGAAATTGAAACGGGCATTCAACGCATTGCACAAGCAGCAGCCGTTGCTAAAGTAAAACAGTAA
- a CDS encoding NAD(P)-dependent oxidoreductase, giving the protein MKILFYNVADIEKSFIDQWAKSNNVTVKTLSVSIDYNNIELTRDYDAVVFYPGKAFLTDENLYVQLVQNGMKQISVKSTGYDNINFTFAEKYHLSITNVPNYSPESVAHFTIMSIVMLLRHIPIYLYQRQVAHRKDFIGQELTDLTIGIYGAGRLGSLVAKTLKYMGARVLVHSRTNKPELEQLGIESVDFKTLLTASDVISIHVPLNEKTHHLFDFDNLSLMKQDAMLVNTARGSIIDTNALIDHLQQGKFKGVALDALEDEEFFEITANPYYQALMAFDNVLITPHIAYFTQAAVRDIAITALENARDIVMNGESENIVLN; this is encoded by the coding sequence ATGAAAATACTTTTCTATAATGTAGCAGATATAGAAAAAAGCTTCATTGATCAGTGGGCTAAAAGCAATAATGTCACAGTCAAAACACTATCTGTATCAATTGATTACAACAACATCGAATTAACACGTGATTATGATGCTGTTGTATTTTATCCAGGGAAAGCATTTCTAACCGATGAAAATTTGTATGTTCAGCTAGTTCAAAATGGGATGAAACAAATTTCAGTTAAATCAACGGGTTATGATAATATTAATTTTACCTTTGCTGAAAAATACCATCTTAGTATCACCAATGTCCCTAACTACTCACCTGAATCAGTGGCGCACTTTACCATTATGTCGATCGTTATGTTGCTACGTCATATACCAATATATTTATATCAACGGCAAGTAGCTCACAGAAAAGATTTTATTGGACAAGAATTGACCGATTTGACCATTGGTATATATGGTGCAGGTCGGTTAGGTAGTTTAGTTGCAAAAACGTTAAAATACATGGGAGCCCGTGTGCTGGTTCATTCACGTACGAATAAACCTGAACTTGAACAATTAGGCATTGAAAGTGTTGATTTTAAAACATTATTAACAGCCAGTGATGTGATTAGTATTCATGTGCCACTCAACGAAAAGACTCACCATCTATTTGATTTTGATAATTTGAGTTTGATGAAACAAGATGCCATGTTAGTTAATACGGCGCGTGGTAGTATCATCGATACAAATGCATTAATCGATCATCTACAGCAAGGGAAATTTAAAGGTGTGGCACTTGATGCGCTGGAAGATGAAGAATTTTTTGAAATAACAGCTAATCCATATTATCAGGCACTCATGGCATTTGATAATGTCTTGATAACGCCACACATTGCTTATTTCACACAAGCAGCCGTACGTGACATCGCAATTACTGCCTTAGAAAATGCACGTGATATTGTGATGAACGGTGAGTCAGAAAACATAGTTTTGAACTAG
- a CDS encoding amino acid ABC transporter ATP-binding protein, whose amino-acid sequence MSFIEIKDVHKSFYQKEILKGIDLTLHKGEVIVILGPSGSGKTTFLRCLNTLEQADKGQIKINDVTKDFTKKDRRNTRDLILKTAMVFQGHALFNNMTVLQNVIEGLVHVKKTPHQEAVKIGLAMLEKVGLSDRADYYPVQLSGGQQQRAGIARAMAMKPELLLFDEPTSALDPELVGEVLSAMKELAQEGHTMIVVTHEMQFAYEVADRVLYMEGGIVVEEGTPQAIFNTPQDERTKKFLARLSGKNFDDIELVEA is encoded by the coding sequence ATGAGTTTTATTGAAATTAAAGACGTGCATAAATCTTTTTATCAAAAAGAAATTTTAAAAGGTATTGATCTCACGCTTCACAAGGGTGAGGTTATTGTCATTCTAGGACCATCAGGTTCGGGTAAAACAACTTTTTTAAGATGTTTAAACACCTTGGAACAGGCTGATAAAGGTCAAATTAAAATTAACGATGTGACCAAGGATTTTACGAAAAAAGATCGTCGTAACACGCGCGATTTGATTTTGAAAACAGCAATGGTTTTTCAAGGACATGCACTTTTCAATAATATGACTGTACTGCAGAATGTCATTGAGGGATTGGTCCATGTTAAAAAAACGCCTCACCAGGAAGCTGTCAAGATTGGGTTAGCAATGTTAGAAAAAGTTGGGCTATCTGATCGTGCGGATTATTATCCGGTGCAGCTGTCTGGTGGGCAACAACAGCGTGCGGGTATTGCTCGTGCCATGGCGATGAAACCAGAATTGTTATTATTTGATGAACCAACTAGTGCATTGGATCCGGAGTTAGTTGGTGAAGTGCTATCGGCTATGAAAGAATTAGCACAAGAAGGTCATACTATGATTGTTGTCACACACGAAATGCAATTTGCTTATGAAGTAGCAGACCGTGTTCTCTATATGGAAGGCGGAATAGTGGTTGAGGAAGGGACACCACAAGCTATATTTAATACGCCACAAGATGAGCGGACAAAGAAGTTTTTGGCACGTTTATCCGGTAAAAATTTTGATGATATTGAACTGGTAGAAGCATGA
- a CDS encoding MFS transporter: protein MQSKQGCVSETTDTEKVSENGQATRLFSKDMMLLMVINFLVMTAVTTQMGTLPLYVTRLGGNAVMSGLVVGIWGLAALAARIPVGKLIDSYGRKQLVLIGIGILVIDFSMLIFVSTIVSLIILRAVQGIGNGTQSTAVATLVADKIPKEKLSIGLGYFSISQTLPAAIGPAIGLMIVENLGFQSLFYFSLLLVSLAFLLTLFIKDSYDGHTQVQKTKQVRTGFKALIRLQSIWVPSLLIFIVSFANAAVAAFLIQFGEQKNLSPAVVGLSFTAQAVIGALARIWFGRMYLYFKSFVLILAGIVMIAAAYICIAFGDTIELLLLAGALDGLGFALLMPLMNAVVLRDVTSEQRGRATAIFSSGTDVAYGLGALVWGIVVSLIGFQGMYLCTTLVVLATLGLVLTHRQLLS from the coding sequence ATGCAATCTAAACAAGGATGTGTTAGTGAAACAACTGATACGGAGAAAGTGTCAGAAAATGGACAGGCAACACGCCTTTTTTCTAAGGATATGATGTTGCTAATGGTCATTAATTTTTTGGTCATGACAGCTGTGACAACGCAGATGGGTACTTTACCTTTATATGTCACACGACTAGGTGGGAATGCTGTGATGTCAGGGCTAGTTGTTGGTATTTGGGGACTAGCGGCGTTAGCTGCGCGGATACCTGTTGGCAAATTGATTGACAGTTATGGGCGTAAGCAACTAGTATTGATTGGCATAGGCATATTAGTGATTGATTTTTCAATGTTGATTTTTGTGAGCACCATTGTGAGTTTAATTATATTACGCGCGGTGCAAGGCATAGGTAATGGGACACAATCAACCGCAGTAGCGACACTAGTGGCTGATAAAATACCAAAAGAAAAATTATCGATTGGACTAGGATATTTCAGTATTTCACAAACTTTACCAGCAGCAATTGGCCCAGCAATTGGGCTGATGATTGTTGAAAATTTAGGATTTCAGTCACTTTTTTATTTTAGCTTGTTACTTGTTAGTCTAGCATTTCTACTAACCTTATTCATCAAAGATAGCTATGATGGCCATACACAAGTTCAAAAAACAAAACAAGTCAGAACTGGGTTTAAGGCACTGATTCGATTACAAAGTATCTGGGTGCCTAGTTTGTTGATTTTTATTGTTTCTTTTGCAAATGCTGCTGTAGCAGCATTTTTGATTCAATTTGGGGAACAAAAAAACTTGTCGCCAGCTGTTGTTGGTTTGAGTTTCACTGCGCAAGCCGTTATAGGTGCATTAGCCAGGATTTGGTTTGGTAGGATGTATCTGTATTTTAAATCATTTGTGTTGATTTTAGCTGGGATTGTCATGATTGCTGCAGCCTACATATGTATTGCATTTGGTGACACAATTGAATTACTATTGTTAGCGGGGGCACTAGATGGTTTGGGATTTGCCTTGTTAATGCCATTGATGAATGCCGTTGTTTTACGTGATGTGACTTCAGAACAGCGTGGCCGTGCAACAGCTATTTTTTCATCTGGGACAGACGTGGCATATGGTTTAGGTGCTTTGGTGTGGGGAATTGTTGTGAGCTTAATTGGTTTTCAGGGGATGTATCTCTGCACAACGCTAGTCGTTTTAGCTACTTTAGGACTTGTTTTGACTCATCGTCAGTTGCTGAGTTAG